In Macaca fascicularis isolate 582-1 chromosome X, T2T-MFA8v1.1, one DNA window encodes the following:
- the LOC102129575 gene encoding proliferation marker protein Ki-67-like — MTCIQNIQRALETIRKQTIQYKNGQENVEADKEPVGEDKGIKAYKESAKQTLAPAASVTGSRRWPRAPREKAQALEDLAGFKDPVPGYTEESMTHDKTTKIPYKSPPELVDTATSSKRWPRACGQKVEVKEELLAVGTLTQTSGETTHTNKEPAGEGKGMKAFKQPPKQKLNPENVTGSRRWPTVPKEKAQPLEDLASFQELSQTPGHTEELANGADSFTSTPKPAPDSGKPLKISRRVLQAPKVEPVGDLVGTRDPVKSQSKSNTSLSPLPFKRGYGKDGSVIGTKRPHCMPAPEEIIEELPASKKQRVAPRVRGKSPLLIMKRSLRTSAKRIEPAEDLNSNNMKTNKE, encoded by the coding sequence atgacttgtatccagaatatacaacgAGCTCTTGAAacaataaggaaacaaacaatccaatataaaaatgggcaagaaaatgtggaagcagacAAAGAACCAGTAGGTGAAGATAAAGGCATCAAAGCATATAAGGAATCTGCAAAGCAGACACTGGCTCCAGCAGCAAGTGTAACTGGCAGCAGGAGATGGCCAAGAGCACCCAGGGAAAAGGCCCAAGCCCTAGAAGACCTGGCCGGCTTCAAAGACCCAGTACCAGGTTATACTGAAGAATCAATGACTCATGACAAAACCACCAAAATACCCTACAAATCACCACCAGAACTAGTAGACACTGCAACAAGCTCAAAGAGATGGCCCAGGGCTTGTGGCCAGAAAGTAGAAGTGAAAGAAGAGCTGTTAGCAGTTGGAACGCTCACACAAACATCAGGGGAGACCACGCACACCAACAAAGAACCAGCAGGTGAGGGCAAAGGCATGAAAGCATTTAAGCAACCCCCAAAGCAGAAGCTGAACCCAGAAAATGTAACTGGCAGCAGGAGATGGCCAACAGTGCCTAAGGAAAAGGCCCAACCCCTGGAAGATCTGGCCAGCTTCCAAGAGCTCTCACAAACACCAGGCCACACTGAGGAACTGGCAAATGGTGCTGATAGCTTTACAAGCACTCCAAAGCCAGCACCTGACAGTGGAAAACCTCTAAAAATATCCAGAAGAGTTCTTCAGGCCCCTAAAGTAGAACCCGTGGGAGACCTGGTAGGCACCAGAGACCCTGTAAAATCACAAAGCAAAAGCAACACCTCCCTGTCCCCACTGCCCTTCAAGAGGGGATATGGAAAAGATGGAAGTGTCATAGGAACCAAGAGGCCGCACTGCATGCCTGCACCAGAGGAAATCATAGAGGAGCTGCCAGCCAGCAAGAAGCAGAGGGTTGCTCCCAGGGTGAGAGGCAAATCACCCTTGCTCATCATGAAGAGAAGTCTGAGGACTTCTGCAAAAAGAATTGAACCTGCAGAAGATCTGAACAGCAATAACATGAAAACCAACAAAGAGTAA